One genomic window of Azospirillum sp. TSH58 includes the following:
- the recG gene encoding ATP-dependent DNA helicase RecG, whose translation MRPVVLFPLFRPVTALPGLGPRLGKLVEKLAGPQVVDLLWHLPSGVIDRRYAPKIAEAPNGRIATMTVRIDSHAAPHNSRHPYKVRCTDETGVLELIYFHVKGDWLERQMPVGATVVVSGKVEWFHDTPQITHPDAVVPLDSKDEIEAVEPVYPMTAGLPAKTLRKAVRAMLNDVPELPEWQDAAWRARNGWPTWHESIRRAHTPEDEADLAPTNPIRRRLAYDELLSNQLALTLVRMQQRRLSGRVIQGDGRLRAKVAAALPFSLTSSQAGSLEEIYEDMAAERRMLRLLQGDVGSGKTVVALMAMLNAVEAGHQAALMAPTEILARQHAESLAPLCKAAGVDLALLTGRDKGKARQAVLDRLASGELPLLVGTHALFQEDVAFKDLALAVIDEQHRFGVHQRLQLSAKGRAVDVLVMTATPIPRTLTLTAYGDMDVSRLTEKPAGRKPIQTVTIALDRLEEVVHGIHRKVQEGARVYWVCPLVDESEQTDLAAATERHAFLRATFGDRVGLVHGKMRGPDKDAVMAAFQAGNLDVLVATTVIEVGVNVPEATVMVIEHAERFGLAQLHQLRGRVGRGEKPSSCLLMFDPQLTETARARLKTMRDTEDGFVIAEEDLRLRGAGEVLGTRQSGLPEFRMADLAVHGDLLAAARDDAKLIVDRDPDLSGERGQALRTLLYLFERDAAAKTLRSG comes from the coding sequence GTGCGTCCTGTCGTTCTCTTCCCCCTGTTCCGCCCGGTGACGGCGCTCCCCGGCCTCGGTCCCCGGCTGGGCAAGCTCGTCGAAAAGCTGGCCGGTCCGCAGGTCGTGGACCTGCTGTGGCACCTGCCGTCCGGCGTCATCGACCGCCGCTACGCCCCGAAGATCGCCGAGGCGCCGAACGGGCGGATCGCCACCATGACGGTGCGCATCGATTCGCACGCGGCCCCGCACAATTCCCGCCATCCCTACAAGGTGCGCTGCACCGACGAGACGGGCGTGCTGGAGCTGATCTATTTCCATGTGAAGGGCGATTGGCTGGAACGGCAGATGCCGGTCGGCGCGACGGTGGTGGTGTCCGGCAAGGTGGAGTGGTTCCACGACACGCCGCAGATCACCCACCCCGACGCCGTGGTCCCGCTGGACTCGAAGGACGAGATCGAGGCGGTGGAGCCGGTCTATCCGATGACCGCCGGACTTCCGGCCAAGACACTGCGCAAGGCCGTGCGCGCCATGCTGAACGACGTGCCGGAGCTTCCGGAATGGCAGGACGCCGCGTGGCGCGCCCGCAACGGCTGGCCGACCTGGCATGAGTCGATCCGCCGCGCCCACACGCCGGAGGACGAGGCCGACCTCGCCCCGACCAACCCGATCCGCCGCAGGCTGGCCTATGACGAGCTGCTGTCGAACCAGCTTGCCCTGACTCTGGTCCGCATGCAGCAGCGCCGCCTGTCGGGCCGCGTCATCCAGGGCGACGGGCGGCTGCGCGCCAAGGTGGCTGCGGCGCTGCCCTTCTCGCTGACCAGCTCCCAGGCCGGCTCCCTGGAGGAAATCTACGAGGACATGGCGGCGGAGCGGCGGATGCTGCGCCTGCTCCAGGGCGACGTCGGCAGCGGCAAGACGGTGGTCGCGCTGATGGCCATGCTGAACGCGGTGGAGGCCGGTCATCAGGCCGCCCTGATGGCGCCCACCGAGATCCTGGCCCGCCAGCACGCCGAGAGCCTCGCCCCGCTGTGCAAGGCGGCGGGGGTGGACCTCGCCCTGCTGACCGGGCGCGACAAGGGCAAGGCGCGGCAGGCCGTGCTGGACCGGCTGGCCTCGGGCGAGCTGCCGCTGCTGGTCGGCACCCACGCGCTGTTCCAGGAGGACGTCGCGTTCAAGGACCTTGCGCTGGCGGTGATCGACGAGCAGCACCGCTTCGGCGTCCACCAGCGGCTCCAGCTCTCCGCCAAGGGGCGGGCGGTGGACGTGCTGGTGATGACGGCGACGCCGATCCCGCGCACGCTGACCCTGACCGCCTACGGCGACATGGACGTGTCGCGCCTGACCGAGAAGCCGGCGGGGCGCAAGCCGATCCAGACCGTGACCATCGCGCTCGACCGGCTGGAGGAGGTGGTCCACGGCATCCACCGCAAGGTGCAGGAGGGCGCGCGGGTCTATTGGGTCTGCCCGCTGGTGGACGAATCGGAACAGACCGACCTCGCCGCCGCGACGGAGCGCCACGCCTTCCTGCGCGCCACCTTCGGCGACCGGGTGGGGCTGGTCCACGGCAAGATGCGCGGGCCGGACAAGGACGCGGTGATGGCCGCCTTCCAGGCCGGGAACCTGGACGTGCTGGTCGCCACCACGGTCATCGAGGTCGGCGTGAACGTGCCCGAAGCCACCGTCATGGTGATCGAGCACGCCGAGCGCTTCGGCCTCGCCCAGCTTCACCAGCTCCGCGGCCGGGTGGGGCGCGGCGAGAAGCCGTCGTCTTGTCTGCTGATGTTCGACCCGCAACTGACGGAGACGGCGCGCGCCCGCCTGAAGACGATGCGCGACACCGAGGACGGCTTCGTCATCGCCGAGGAGGATTTGCGGCTGCGCGGCGCGGGTGAGGTGCTGGGCACCCGTCAGTCCGGCCTGCCGGAGTTCCGCATGGCCGATCTGGCGGTGCACGGCGACCTGCTGGCCGCCGCCCGTGACGACGCGAAGCTGATCGTGGACCGCGATCCGGACCTGTCCGGCGAACGCGGTCAGGCGCTGCGGACTTTGTTGTATCTGTTCGAACGGGACGCTGCGGCAAAGACGCTGCGGTCGGGGTAG